TGAAGCATTCGCCGAAGCCCTATGCCAAGCATTATCCGCATGATGTGGCAGGGCTGGCCGACCATGATCAGGAAGCGTTCGACTGCTGCTCGCTGGCGCATCCGCAAGGCAATCTTTCAAGGGAATCAAGACGGCAGCCAAACGATGCCCGCGAAAATCGAATTCTGACCATTCTGTGCGACTACTTCGACCAGATTGCCTATCTGTTCATGAAACAGACCGGGATCAGCATGTCCAGGGCCTTGGCCAGGAGCATGCTGGACACCTATCTGGGAGGTGAAGGCTATCGATACACCGGAGCCAGTCCGGTCAATGTCCCCTGGATATTCTGGTACATGTCCCACGGTCAGGATCTGTACGGAAAGATCATCCCCGACGAGGATCTGCGCGCGGCAATCTGCGAAGCCTGCCCCAGCGTGCATTTCACTGCGGACAATCAGTTGCAGTCGAAATCCTTCGTCGAGCCTCGTTTCTGGATCACCAAACACCGCCAGTCCCGTGACGCAAACAACAGCCTGAAGGAAAGCATGGAACTGGTGATCTCGGAAGGGAAAAGGGAAATCTTCAGGAAGAAGATAGACTTTGATTACGAATGGTTTGCCAACCTGATGAACCAGCCTGACGAAAAGCGCCCCAACAGGAGATTCTGCGAGATTGCGAGGGAGATGGTTCGGGACCGAATGGGGAACTGCCGTTGAACGTGTGTTGTGCGATTTTGCAAATACATGTAGCCTGAAAGCTCACTCAGTGGAGGAAAAGATGGCTATTTTGACTAGGGAAGAAAAGTTCCAGATTCTTCGGGCTGCTCGGCTTGCCGAAGAGAGAGGCGACAAGGATGAAGCGGATCGTCTGCGGCGTAAACTGCCGCTGCCGCTGCACCTTGCCCAGTTCATGAAGGATGAATTCGGTCCCGAATACTTGATTCAAGGCGATTGGAATTTATCAGAAATCGAGGCAAGCCATGGAAAGGATTGGATTGCTCGATAGATATATCGCAAAGATAGCTTCAGATTGGGAAGCCTTTGACCAGAAGGAAAACACGCCCGAAGCCAAGGAATATCAAGCTGGCCTCCAGTCTACGCTGAAAGTTCTGAAGGATCTCGGAGCAGTCCGGGATCCACGGCTCATTCTGCTTGCGGAAAAGGTCACTCTGCAACAGGAGTTGGCGACATATGCCAATGCTCCCGAGATGATCAACAGCATCAAGCCAGCCCTGCAGCAGATCGCGGAGGCCTCGGCAACCCTGCAGCTGGTACGTGACCACAATGCGTATACTCAGGCTGCTGTCACCTATTCTTCGAAGCGCAAGCAGGCTGGGCTGCCACTGGATGCCTTCCGTGAGTTCGCCAAGTCCCATACGGCCAGATTGACCAATCGTCTCAAGGCGTCCTCGGCGGTTTCGGAGAAAAATATTCTGAGGCAACGCAAGGAGAACTTGAAAGTCGCCAATCAGATGTACATGCTGCTACAGCGTGAAGCTCTTGGGCTTGCTCCTGAAGCTGAACAGGAATTGACGCGGTAGCAATCCTACCGTCCCAATCCTCGGGTCTTGTTCCTATCGGTCTCCCGCCTCACCACATTCCCTTCCATCTCGAAATTCTTGCCAAACTTCCGCCAGGCCAGTTGTTCGGCAACGGCTGCGGCTTGTTCGTTGGCGCGGCTGAAGAACAGCTCCTTGCCCATGTCCTTGATCATGCCGCCGTTGGTGAGGGTGTAGAGCACGTTGCCCTGGTTATCCACGCGGAACTTGCAGCCCTGAAGATGCTGAACCGGAGTGGTGACATCCCTCTCCCGAACTTCCACGTTCTTTGAACGCAGGATGGCCATGGCTACCTTGTCGCCGGTCTCGGCCTTGTGCTTCAGAAAGCCGATCCAGTTGTGGTAGGGCGTTTCGTCGCGGAGCTGCTTGCGCTGCTTGTCCTTTCGAACGCGCAGGGCTTCCTCCTGCTTCAGGCTTTGGACCTTGGCTTGAGAGATGAGCGCCTTCTTGTCCTTCCAGACAAGATCGGGCCTGTTGCGGATCTCACGCTGTTTTCGCTTCCATTCCGTTCGGATGTCGGCCAGGTCCGAGTTCTCCTGATGGCGGAAAGCCTCGTACTGCTGTTTTTTCTCGTCAATGCTGGTCCGATATTCCTGATACAGCTGACCTCGCTCCGGAGCACGGTGCAAGGGCTTGGAGTCGTAACGGCTGCGGGCAGGAACATCCTCCAGCCCCCGCGCCTCACGGAATGTTCCGAATCGCTTTTCAAGACGGGCCTTGGAAAACTCGCGGCCCAAGGCGCTGGCCTTGACTTGTTGCTTGCCGAATCGGTTCCTGATCACGCATCCGTTGCCACGAAGGGCAATCTCCATCCCCTGATCCGCCAGAATTTCGTGAAGCTCCTGCCATGCTCTGGCCAGTTTGAGCTTGTGGGCCAGTTTGTCCCGGCGTTCCTGAACATAGCCGTCAAAGGACTGCTGCCCGGAATGCGCCTCATAGGTTCTGGCCTTGTCGTTGTCATGACGAGGCGGACCGTCCGGATCCCGGCCATTGTCGATGATGAGGCCGAATTGCTTTTCCAGCTGCCGGCACACCTGATCGCGTTTGTAATAGTCGCGGAACGGCTCGTGTCGGGTGAGGCGTTCCGGATGAATCATGTTGTAGGCAACATGCATGTGAATGTTGGCCGTGTTTTTATGCACGCCGCAATGCCGCTGATGCTCCTCGAAGCCAAGGGCCTTGGCAAATTCCTTTTCGATTTCCCTGAAACGCTCCGGAGTCAGTTTGGCCTCGTCCTCGGGGCGAAACGAGATGATGAGGTGATAGGTCTTTTCCTTGGTCGTGCGCAGGTTCAGATCCTGCGTGTCCTCCACCTCCTGAATGGCCAGTGCAAAGTCGTCGCCGGCCCAGCAGCCTGCCGTCCACGCCATGAGGCATTTCTCGCCCTTGTGACTGGCATCGGCGATGTATCTGGCCAGACGACCGTAATCGTCGTTTTCCGGCTTGCACTGAATCTTGCGGCTGATCATATGCGTGCGACCACTCGCTTGATTTCCCGTTGCCGATCCTCGATGCGCCAAAGCAGCTCGCGGACATCGAATTCATGCTCATCCTCGTTGGTGAGCCACATCTTGAGCAGTCCGCCAAGTCGGCCAAGGTCAGCATTGACCGTGAGCAGATCCCGTCGGGCCTGCCGGTCCTCCCGGCTCCGGATCTGGTAGCCGAGGCACACGCGCTTGGCGAAGGTGGACACGGACAGGCCGCACAGCCCGGCCTTGTCGATGATGCGCTGATGCTCCTCGTCCGAGACGTAAACCTTCATGGCCGTCTTTCTGCTTGGCATGAATGCTCCTTGCTTTTCAGCCCGCCTCAAGCGGGCTTTCCTGCGTTGAGCCGAAGGCGAATAAGCCACCCCAGCCCCCAAGGCTGTGGCAGGACGTAAGGTAGTCTCCACGAAGTGGGCCTACCTTACCTGTCCTGCCTTCGGGCTCCACAGGAGTGTACGCGATTTTGCAAGAATTCCGCAATCATTTTGGGATATTCCGTTAAATCCTGCTGATTCCTGTTCGGTATCGTTACGGCTCGTTGAATCCTGTAAAATCTTGCAGAATCTCGCTAAATCCTGCGTCGGATTTTCACGACTCCGCTGACTCCCGGACGGCCCCCTGAATTGTCGGATTTGGTCTTCTGTGATATTTTTTCTTCTCAACGGATCGAGCTTGAAAGGAGTGGGGCGGATGCCCCTTTTTTCATGATGAAAAACGAGAAAATGGAATACGGACGAGTGGAAGTGCTTGGCCGGGCTGTCGGCGATGAGGCCGAAACGCAGCGCGTTCCCCTGTACCTTTCCCGAGTTTCAGCGGGATTTCCGTCCCCTGCGGATGACTATGTGGAAAGCGCATTGGATTTGAACGAGTATTTGATCAGCAATCCGGCAGCGACATTCATGGTCCGGGTAAGCGGCGATTCCATGACCGGGGCGGGCATTCAGGACGGAGATGTGCTGGTTGTGGATCGTTCGCAGGATGCGCGGCCGGGCAAGATCGTGGTTGCGGTTCTGGATGGCGAGCTCACGGTGAAGCGTCTCCGGAAGCGCAATGGCAAATATGTCCTTGTCCCGGAAAATCCCGCGTACAGCCCGATTGAGGTGGAGATGGAGCAGGAGCTGTTTGTCTGGGGCGTGGTCACGGGCGTTGTACGGAGGTTTTGATGCGGCCCGGGAGTTCCCCATTCTACGCAATGGTGGATTGCAACAATTTCTATGTTTCGTGCGAACGCGTCTTTGAACCGTCCCTTGAAGGGCGGCCCGTTGTCGTGCTGTCCAACAATGACGGATGCGTGATTGCCAGATCGAACGAGGCCAAGGCGCTCGGGATCGGCATGGGCGAGCCAGCATTCAAGCGCAAGGATTTTTTTGCCGCGCACGGCGTGCGGGTCTTTTCGTCCAACTATGCGCTGTACGGGGACATGTCCTCGCGCGTGCAGCAGACCCTTGCCCAATTCTCGCCGGACATCGAGCCATATTCCATTGATGAATGCTTTCTGCGCATGACGGAAACCGATCCGGACAAGCTGTTGGCCATTGCGCGAAGAATTCGGCGGACGGTGCGGCAGTGGACCGGAATTCCGGTCTGTGTCGGATTGGCGCGGACCAAGACCTTGGCCAAGGTTGCCAATCGGCTGGCCAAGAAGCGGGGCAGCTCCGGGGGCGCATGGTTGCTGGACGATCCTCGCCAGATCGACCATGAGCTGGGCCTGCTCGAAGTTGGCGATGTGTGGGGAATCGGTCGGCGCAATGCCCGCAAGCTGAACGCCCTGGGCGTGAAGACCGCCCGGGATCTGACGCTTCGAACCCGGGATTGGGTGCGGGAAAAACTGACCGTGTGCGGCTTGCGAACCATGATGGAGCTGCAGGGAATCCCGTGCATCGAATTCGAGGACGAGCCGCCGACAGCGAAAAGCATCACCTGTTCCCGCTCTTTCGGCACGCGGATCACACGTCTGGAAAGCCTTGAGGAAGCCCTGTGCGCCTATGTGCAACGCGCTGCGGCCAAGCTGCGTGCGCGGCATCTTCAGGCCGGAGCCGTTCAGGTCTTTCTGCTGACCAACCGATTCATGGATGATCCGCAGTTCACCGGCAGCGGCAGTCTCGCCCTGGACACCCCCTCGGCATACACGCCCGACCTTCAGGACAAGGCCCTGACCATTCTGCGCAGAATCTACCGCAAGGGCTACAAGTACCAGAAGGTCGGCGTCCTGCTGCTGGATCTCGTTCCGGAAGGGCAACGCCAACTCACCTTTGCCGATGCCGAAACCAGCGAAGAGCGGGGCAGACAACGTGCACTCATGCGAACGCTGGACACCATCACCTCACGCTTCGGCCGAGATTCACTCCACTTCGCCGGGCAAGGCCTCGGCTCCAAGGAATGGCATATGCGGCAGGAGAATCTGTCGCGGAGGTTCTCCACCTGCTGGGAGGAGTTGTTGGTGGTGGGGTGAGGATATTGTTTTTGTGGGTATTACGAAACACGGTTGCTGGAGACGCTTGGCAATACGTCGAGCGCCTCAATGCTTATTCACCACAGAAAATTCTACTTATGATTGGTACTAAGTTGGGGAGGTTTACACCACCATCGGCTACACAGACTGACTAGCTACGGGGAAGAAGCCGTACCGCCCCTCGTGAGGATTCTTGGTGAACTTAATCAAATTCATTTGAGCCTTATCAATGGTGGATGGTGGTTTCACGTTTTCAATCAAAATAATCTGCTGCCCCTCTGCCCTAGACGCTAAATCCATGTAGAATTGATCTTTGAGGTCTGATCCAGACAAATCATCCTCATCCCCTTCCGGCTCTTTGTAAGCAACAAGAGGAGAATCAAGCACGACAAAGCCGGGATGAGGCAAGCCCTTTGTCTCACAATAATCCAGCAGGCCGCAGGAAAATGAAGCATGAGTGACAGCACGCAAGCCCTTCCCTCGGCTTCCTCTGGGCTTGCCAGCAACAACGAAGTCACGAGCCTTCTCATCAAAATACACACGCCCAGTTTCGGGGAAGTGCCAATCTTTCAGGTAGCGTTCTAAAATGAGAGAGATGTCTTCCAAGACAGTCTTCGGAATAGCTTCACCAACGACCTCTGGTTCCTGTGCCTCAATTTTTGCCTCTTCATATTCTTCAATCTGCTTTTTCATATTCTTAATTTTGTCTGCCAGCTTTTGTGCCGAATGAATCTCAGACAGCTTATCCACGAGGTCAGAATAGCTAGCCCTGCCCTCTTTGAGTTTAGGAGCAACCTTCTCCTCTATTTCTACCTGAACACTCTCCAAACTTGAGTTCGTTGATTTGAGTGATTCCTGTAAGGACCGGGCCTCCACCTTCAATTCCAAGACGGTATCTTTTAGCTCGACAGCGAGTGTGTTGATTTTTGAAATCTCAATGCCTGCTGCTTTAACAACCGTATCAACATCATGGGAACATGAGCTGCAATGAGGTTGTTTTTCAGGAGCAGTTCCACAAAGAGGACAGGCAACTTGTTTTTGGTACACAAAAAGTGACCCCGATTCTTTTATTGCCTCTAGCCTTTCCAGGTCGCTCATGTAATGGGCTTCAAGAAGTTGGAACCGCTCTTGAAGCTTATTTATTTCATCGAGACGCTCTTTCTGTTCCTGCTGTCTGTCCCACAGCCCTTTACGTCTGTTGCTGAGTTCCGTGTACTGCTGCTGACTAAGGTTCACAGCATCCTTATGACGCTCAATAGTCAACGAAAGCTTGTCTAACTGCTCGTCCAATTCATCAGGATTTTCAAACTCGTAATGCTGTAGTTCAATTTCATACTCTTCAAGGAGTTGTTCAATAACCTCGATCTTAGCAGTTGTCTTCACTGCCATTTGTTCTTTCTGGGCCACAGACACAACGGCGCTGTCGTCTACACCTGTTAATAAAAGTTTAAATGTTGCATAATCGGATGTTTTGGAGATGACCTGACCACTCTCAATTGGAGAACCTTCCTTTGTTATCGCTTCCTCTTGAACAATAGCGAGCTTCGCAAGGTCTCTAAAACTCAATGATCTTGTATCCCCACTCTTATTCTTTATGAGCCTCTTTTCATCAAGGCCGATCAATCCCAAAATGAAACGGGAAACATTCTCTTTCTTTTTTGGATTATGCTTTGACGCTAAACTAAACAGCTTCTTGTCGTCATCCGGTGATGAAAGCAGTCCGTTATAACAGTTAAAGGGTCCACCTTGGACACTTCTTTCAAGAGTGTACTCGTTTCCCTCACAATCTTGGAGACCAAGCAATACCCTATCATAGGGGACTCTTTCAGGAATATCCTTCAAGTCAATTCCAGCCCCAAGCATGAAATCTATAGACGAGACAAGGAAGGACTTACCTGTATCGGACGCCCCATGAATAACATTCAACCCAGTCTCAAAACTAACGCTGGCAGGAGGCATGGTTGGTGACAGATAGGTCAAGTGCCGTAAGGAGATGCCTTTGTAGTTCATGTCTCTAACCCACTGCTTTGGTCTATTGAATGGAACTCTGAAGTCCAACGATCAAACGACATTTTCATCAAGGCAGACATCTCAGACTGAGAGTAAAACATGAAAGTCTCCGCGACCCACTCAGCGCGACCGACCAGTTTTAAAATATACGGGGAGGACAAACTACGGATAAACGGCTCTGAGGAATCAGTAGCCATGTACTCTATTCCATTTTCCCCTAGAACCCTGTCTATTAACCCCCGGCTCAGCATTAGCTGTAAGCCGCTTTCAATTAGTCCCCGCCTAACCAACAACTCACCAGACCGAAGTGGCACGGGAGGATGTAGACTCTCAGGCCCACCGATGTCGGCAGAATGAACAATCAAGTATTCAAATTGAAGAATTCGGTGCAAATCAATCGAGTTCGGATAGGTTGCATTTAGAACAACCAAAGAGCGCATCCCTGCCTCAAACGGGCTGTTGAACACTACCGGACGAGTCGTTTTAGTCATCACCATTCTCTACCCACAGTAGTTTGTCTTCATTCGCTAACTGGTGGCACACACCCTGCCTGTCATTCACAAGCACTCTGCCACACAAGGCGTTCCCCGTAAGGGCAATGTCCACTGCTTTCGAGACTGTTTTTTTCACCCGTTCAAAGCCGTGTTCATGGTCAGATTCACAAACATCAACTACACCCTGATAAATCTCATCTTGCAACGACTCATAGGTTCCGGCAGGCACATTATCTCTCGCAAAATTTCTCAGAGACTCTGCATGGTAAAACTGTTCACGTGAACGATTGAAATGCCGCTTGATGCTAGGCCACTTATCAAGCTGAGTGACCTCTGTTATTGGCACTTTTTTGGCGTCGGAGTAGGCTTCCATTAGCTGTTGGATATATCGGCTCTCATCCTTCGCAAAGCTTGAAGGTGGAGGTGCCACGGCTGGTCGAACAGGCAGACCTCCACCAAAACGGGTAGCATGAAATGGAGTTTGCGCATGGCCCTCTACCAGTTCAGCCAGCGTCAAGCTGTCAAAGATGCTGTAGTCAAACTCTTCAAGATATGTCTTGAAAGCACCAACTAAAGGGATTGACTTGGTGGAGGTTATCTTGTCCTTGCAGTGCTTGTCCCATGCCTCAATGAGACCTTCCCTAATCTTATCAGGGGCATTCAAAATTTTGGTGAGGGTTGTCCCGACTCCCTGAGGAGCAACAAAATAATAAGCGACAGGTGGGGTGTACTCACCCATAAACGAGTAGTATACAATCTTCCCTATCTCTACCCAACTCTTACTAGGCACAAGCGGACCATCGTAGTGCTTGCACTGAAAGTTAACCCACGGCCCTTTCACTCTGTCCTTTGTCTTGAAACCAACGACATCACACCCCATGTCACCAGCCCCGCCATACCGCTGGACTTTGTCGAATTGTCCTTTAAGCGAGTATGTCCATTCTTCCGTGAACTCTTCCCATTCATCAGGGGAGAATAGCTTCACTTTTTGTGTCGCTGGTACAGGAATTCCGCTTTGAACCTCAGGTGATGAAAACTTACCGGGCTTTGCTTTGGCTTTGATGTCTTTGAAGCTGTCGTCATCAAGCATACTGAGCAACCTACTGTTCGTTAGTCACTTTTTTACCCTTAAGCCGCATAGCACATACTTGTTTATATTAGTTTTGTCAGTAGCAGTATAGACGACAAATACGTCCGATTTGCTTTAACGCGGGTCTTCAATCTGCATGGCCGATTCTAGAAAAACATATACATTTGCTTGTGCTTTTTGTCATCATTAAAGACTCATATCTTATGTTTTTTTTTTCCATTTTTTACTACAAAGATTTTGGCAGTGATCCTGTTACCCCCCTCCCAGTTTTAGCGGCCCTGAAAAGTAGAGCCTACGCAGACCTCGTCTGCCTCGTTCTAGGGGGGGCTTAGTGCCCAAACCAAAAGCAGAGTTTTTGTGCGGATGGAGGTGGCTGACAGTTTCTGGTTGCTGAATTCAGCAATGTAGTCAGAATTTGTAGTCAGTAACAAAAAAAGGGTTTACGCGATTTGCGTAAACCCTTGATTTTCTTGGTGGAGACGAAGAGATTTGAACTCTCGACCCCTGCCTTGCCTTGCGAAGGCAGTGCTCTCCCAGGGGGGGTACGGCCCCGGGGGGGGGGGGGGGGCCCGGGGTTGGGGGGGGGGGGGGGGGGTTTTTTTTCCCTTTTTCCAAAAAAAGAAAAAAAAACGCGGTAACGCGGTTTGCGTATGTGTGGTCGCGAAGGATCAGGGCCTGCCATTCGCGTTGCAGTTCGCGGCGTTTCGGGGTGTCCTCGGCGTGGTGCGCGAACAGGGCCGGGATTTCGGCCGGAGTCATGAATGTGATCGGTTTTGTCAGCTCATCCGGGAAAATGTCGAGTCCCGGGTTCGCATCCGTGAGCAGGAAGCCGCCTGCGCACCACACGTCGAAATGGCGTTGGGTCAGCCCGGCCGGGAGCTGCATGCCGGTTATGTTCAGACTGGCCCGGGCCGTGCGGTAGACGGCCGGAAGATGTGCGTAATAGTCCAGCAGCGGGCGCACTTGAGCCGTGATGCCGTCGGTTCTGGCCCAGCGGTCGTCGCCGAATATCACGGTGTCCGGCCCGGATGCCGCGAGGCAGCGAGCCTTCCAGACGAACGAGGCGACTTCCGCGCCGACTCCGACCTTGCGTTGGTCATTGCCCGGCCACTTGCGATCCACCGGGACGTTTGCCGACCACCAGTGATAGTCGGGCCGCTCGCCGTGTTCCAGCATGGTCACGGCCTGATCGAGCAGGGCTTCATCCGGTGACAGTCCTGCGAAATACTGTTCCTTTTTCGGAAATTCCGATCTCCCGACAAAGACGAGCCGGTCGCCGATGCCCTGTGCCGCGTCCGGCAACTGGCCGGGGGCACCAAAGAGGTCGGGGCTGGCTGCCAGAGGCAGGTGGTGCACGGAGCGGGCGCCCATGTCCTGAAGCGGCTTGATGAACGTGCTGTCCGTGACGAACAGGTGCGCCTCCTTCCAGTATGGGGATTTTACGGAAGAGAGCAGGTGAAACGGATTGTCCACCAGCCAGATGCCGACCTCGGCTCCGGCCTCGCGCAGCAGGTTGTAGCCGAGTCCCCACGGTTCCAGTCCCTTGAAGTTCACGGATAGGAACAGGGCGGGGACGGTCACGCTGAGCAGTGGAGCAAGTTCGGTTCCGGGCGAACGTTCCAGTTTTTCCGGGTTGGGGGAGGCCACCGCGTATCCGGCCTGTTCAAAGGCAAGGGAAAGTTCTCTGCCAAGGAGGTCGCCGGGGCGCGTGGGCAGCCATATGGACTTGCGTCTGACCAGCGGCGGATGCAGAGCCACGGAAAGCCGGGCCGCGAGCGGTGCCCAGAAGCCCGGAAAAAGACGCAGGTTGGGACGGTAGCGGATCACGCAAGACGATGCGAGCAGGGCCGGAGTCACCTCTTCGGGCGACAGGTGCGTGAATTGCGCGGGGATGGATTCGGCCCATGCCGGACTTGCCTGTTTTTCGAATTCCGGGCACTCCACATAAAGGACATGGTCGGACGGCAGCTCGAACCAGTCCGCAAGTTTGTCCGGTTCCGGGCCGAGACCCAGCAGAAGCGTCCTGGCTCCCTTGGCCGGGGGGCAGCCGTGCAGCTCGAATTGTCCCTTGTCCGCCGGAACGGATTTGAGGAGGCCGAGTTCGTCCGTGATTCGCATGCGCTCGGGTCTGGTCATGTGGCTCCCCTTGGCTTTTGCGGCTGTTTCGGCTAGGAATCGCACCACACAAAGGGGGGCGACCCATGAAACAGTACCGCGATCATTACTTCAAACGGGCGAAAAAGGAAAACTATCCGGCCCGTTCCGTCTACAAGCTACAGGAGATGGACAAACGTTTCCATCTTTTCCGCAAGGGCCAGAACGTGCTCGATCTGGGCGCGGCTCCGGGCTCATGGACCCTGTTCGCAGGCAAGAAGGTCGGCGCGGAAGGCCGGGTGCTGGGCGTGGACATCCAGTCCACGGAAACCGAATTCCCGGCGAACATCACGTTTTTGCAGGCCGATGCATTCGAGGATTCCCCGGAGCTGCTGGCCGCCATGGAACCGTTGTTCCCCTTTGACCTCGTCATCAGCGACATGGCCCCCAAGACCACGGGCGTGAAGTTCACGGATCAGGCCAACTCTCTGGAACTCTGCGAACGCGCTTTCGAGGTCGCCACCCGGCGGCTGGTCAAGGGCGGGCATTTCGTGGTCAAGATATTTGAAGGTCCGGACACAAAGGCCTACATTGACGGGGTGCGTCCGTATTTCAGCAAGGTCAAGGTGTTCAAGCCCAAGAGTTCCCGCGCGGAAAGCAAGGAGACCTTCATTCTCGGGCTTGGCTTTAAGGGAGTTGAGGGGTAATCTACCCGGTCAACTTGGAATCAGGAAGAATATTTTCGGCATACAGGAGGATTTATGGCTGGACACAGTAAATGGGCGAACATTCAGCACAGGAAGGGGCGTCAGGACGCCAAGAAGGCGAAATTCTTCACCAAGGCCGCCAAGGACATCATTCTTGCGGCCAAGGCTGGCGGCGGCAACCCCGAAGACAACTCCACCCTGCGTCTGGCCATCCAGAAGGCCAAGGCCGTGAACCTGCCCAAGGACAAGATCGAGAACGCCATCAAGAAGGGTACCGGCGAACTGGCTGGCGGCGACATCGCGGAAGTGATGTACGAGGGCTATGGCCCGAACGGCGTGGCCCTGCTCATTGATGCCGCCACGGACAACAAGAACCGTACCGTTGCTGAAATCCGTCACATTCTGAACAAGAACAACGGCAGCATGGGCGAAGCCGGTTCCGTTGCCTGGATGTTCAACAAGAAGGGCGTGTTCATTTTCTCCAAGGAAAACGCCACTGAAGATGCACTGATGGAAGTTGGGCTGGAGGCCGGTGCCGAAGACATCATCGACGACGGCGACAGCTTCACCGTACAGACCGCGCTTGGCGATTTCATGGTCGTGAAGGAAGCGTTCGACGCTGCGGAAATGGTCTACGAGTCCGCCGAGGTTTCCCAGGTCCCTGACACCATGCTGGAAGTGGACAAGGATACCGGCCTCAAGGTCATCAGGCTCATGGACGCTCTGGAAGACAACGAAGACGTGCAGAAGGTCTACGTGAACGCGGACTTTCCCGACGACGTCTTCGACGATCTCGACTAGTTCATGAGCCGGGAAAGCGGAATCGTCGTCCTCGGTCTGGACCCGGGCTCCCGGGTCACGGGCTATGGTATTGTCCTGGAACGCTCCGGGCAGGCCGAACTCCTTGCCGCAGGGACCATCCGCACTCCGGTAAAGAAGCAGATGGCCGCCCGGTTGGGCGTGATTTACGATCAGCTTCGCGATTTGATCGTGGAACACGGCCCGGCCGAGGCCGCCATTGAAAACGTTTTTGTTTCCAAGAACCCTTCCAGTGCCCTGAAACTCGGTCAGGCGCG
Above is a window of Pseudodesulfovibrio tunisiensis DNA encoding:
- the traI gene encoding TraI/MobA(P) family conjugative relaxase; this encodes MISRKIQCKPENDDYGRLARYIADASHKGEKCLMAWTAGCWAGDDFALAIQEVEDTQDLNLRTTKEKTYHLIISFRPEDEAKLTPERFREIEKEFAKALGFEEHQRHCGVHKNTANIHMHVAYNMIHPERLTRHEPFRDYYKRDQVCRQLEKQFGLIIDNGRDPDGPPRHDNDKARTYEAHSGQQSFDGYVQERRDKLAHKLKLARAWQELHEILADQGMEIALRGNGCVIRNRFGKQQVKASALGREFSKARLEKRFGTFREARGLEDVPARSRYDSKPLHRAPERGQLYQEYRTSIDEKKQQYEAFRHQENSDLADIRTEWKRKQREIRNRPDLVWKDKKALISQAKVQSLKQEEALRVRKDKQRKQLRDETPYHNWIGFLKHKAETGDKVAMAILRSKNVEVRERDVTTPVQHLQGCKFRVDNQGNVLYTLTNGGMIKDMGKELFFSRANEQAAAVAEQLAWRKFGKNFEMEGNVVRRETDRNKTRGLGR
- a CDS encoding LexA family protein; the protein is MEYGRVEVLGRAVGDEAETQRVPLYLSRVSAGFPSPADDYVESALDLNEYLISNPAATFMVRVSGDSMTGAGIQDGDVLVVDRSQDARPGKIVVAVLDGELTVKRLRKRNGKYVLVPENPAYSPIEVEMEQELFVWGVVTGVVRRF
- a CDS encoding ABC-three component system middle component 2, with the translated sequence MVMTKTTRPVVFNSPFEAGMRSLVVLNATYPNSIDLHRILQFEYLIVHSADIGGPESLHPPVPLRSGELLVRRGLIESGLQLMLSRGLIDRVLGENGIEYMATDSSEPFIRSLSSPYILKLVGRAEWVAETFMFYSQSEMSALMKMSFDRWTSEFHSIDQSSGLET
- a CDS encoding Y-family DNA polymerase, whose amino-acid sequence is MRPGSSPFYAMVDCNNFYVSCERVFEPSLEGRPVVVLSNNDGCVIARSNEAKALGIGMGEPAFKRKDFFAAHGVRVFSSNYALYGDMSSRVQQTLAQFSPDIEPYSIDECFLRMTETDPDKLLAIARRIRRTVRQWTGIPVCVGLARTKTLAKVANRLAKKRGSSGGAWLLDDPRQIDHELGLLEVGDVWGIGRRNARKLNALGVKTARDLTLRTRDWVREKLTVCGLRTMMELQGIPCIEFEDEPPTAKSITCSRSFGTRITRLESLEEALCAYVQRAAAKLRARHLQAGAVQVFLLTNRFMDDPQFTGSGSLALDTPSAYTPDLQDKALTILRRIYRKGYKYQKVGVLLLDLVPEGQRQLTFADAETSEERGRQRALMRTLDTITSRFGRDSLHFAGQGLGSKEWHMRQENLSRRFSTCWEELLVVG
- a CDS encoding RlmE family RNA methyltransferase, whose amino-acid sequence is MKQYRDHYFKRAKKENYPARSVYKLQEMDKRFHLFRKGQNVLDLGAAPGSWTLFAGKKVGAEGRVLGVDIQSTETEFPANITFLQADAFEDSPELLAAMEPLFPFDLVISDMAPKTTGVKFTDQANSLELCERAFEVATRRLVKGGHFVVKIFEGPDTKAYIDGVRPYFSKVKVFKPKSSRAESKETFILGLGFKGVEG
- a CDS encoding plasmid mobilization protein, producing the protein MPSRKTAMKVYVSDEEHQRIIDKAGLCGLSVSTFAKRVCLGYQIRSREDRQARRDLLTVNADLGRLGGLLKMWLTNEDEHEFDVRELLWRIEDRQREIKRVVARI
- a CDS encoding glycosyltransferase family protein translates to MTRPERMRITDELGLLKSVPADKGQFELHGCPPAKGARTLLLGLGPEPDKLADWFELPSDHVLYVECPEFEKQASPAWAESIPAQFTHLSPEEVTPALLASSCVIRYRPNLRLFPGFWAPLAARLSVALHPPLVRRKSIWLPTRPGDLLGRELSLAFEQAGYAVASPNPEKLERSPGTELAPLLSVTVPALFLSVNFKGLEPWGLGYNLLREAGAEVGIWLVDNPFHLLSSVKSPYWKEAHLFVTDSTFIKPLQDMGARSVHHLPLAASPDLFGAPGQLPDAAQGIGDRLVFVGRSEFPKKEQYFAGLSPDEALLDQAVTMLEHGERPDYHWWSANVPVDRKWPGNDQRKVGVGAEVASFVWKARCLAASGPDTVIFGDDRWARTDGITAQVRPLLDYYAHLPAVYRTARASLNITGMQLPAGLTQRHFDVWCAGGFLLTDANPGLDIFPDELTKPITFMTPAEIPALFAHHAEDTPKRRELQREWQALILRDHTYANRVTAFFFLFLEKGKKNPPPPPPTPGPPPPPGAVPPLGEHCLRKARQGSRVQISSSPPRKSRVYANRVNPFFVTDYKF
- a CDS encoding ABC-three component system protein, coding for MLDDDSFKDIKAKAKPGKFSSPEVQSGIPVPATQKVKLFSPDEWEEFTEEWTYSLKGQFDKVQRYGGAGDMGCDVVGFKTKDRVKGPWVNFQCKHYDGPLVPSKSWVEIGKIVYYSFMGEYTPPVAYYFVAPQGVGTTLTKILNAPDKIREGLIEAWDKHCKDKITSTKSIPLVGAFKTYLEEFDYSIFDSLTLAELVEGHAQTPFHATRFGGGLPVRPAVAPPPSSFAKDESRYIQQLMEAYSDAKKVPITEVTQLDKWPSIKRHFNRSREQFYHAESLRNFARDNVPAGTYESLQDEIYQGVVDVCESDHEHGFERVKKTVSKAVDIALTGNALCGRVLVNDRQGVCHQLANEDKLLWVENGDD